The genome window CCCCCGCGCCCCACGGCCGAATCGGGCATGGACGCGCTGGCCCAGCTCCTGGAAGGGTTCATTTCCCTCCGGGCCTCCCCCCTGACCGATGCCATCGCCCGGGAAGGCCTGCGGGCGGCCGGGAGAGGTCTGCGGCGGGCTTACCGGCACGGCTCCGACCTGGAAGCGCGGACGGAGATGGCGCTGGCGGCGCTCTGCAGCGGGATGGTCCTGGCCAACGCCGGCCTGGGCGCCCCCCATGGGTTCGCCGGGCCGCTGGGAGGGATGTTTCCGGTTCCCCACGGGGCGGCCTGCGCCCGGCTGCTCGCTCCGGCCCTGGCCGTGACCCTGGAGGCGCTGCGGCGGCGGGGCCCCGGTTCACCGGCCGAAACGCGCCTGGCCGAAGCGGGGCGCCTGCTTTCCGGCCGGGAAAAAGCCGAAGCCGGGGACGCCGTCGCCTGGACGGCCGAGACGGCATGGGATCTGGGAATCCGGCCTCTGAGCGCCTTCGGCGTGACCCGAGCGGACATCCCGGTCCTGATCGAAAAAGCCGGCAGGTCCTCCAGCATGAAGGGCAACCCCGTCGCGCTCACGGAAGTAGAAATGACCCGTATCCTGGAAGAGGCGATCGGTTGACCGCGGAGCGCCCCCCTCTCGGAATCCCTTCCGGAAGCCTGCGGTTCTCCTTCAGCCGGTCGTCCGGCCCCGGAGGGCAGAACGTCAACAAGGTCGAAACCGCGGTCCAACTCTGGTTCGACCCCGCCGGCCTCCCCGAAAACGTCAGGCGGCGCCTGCGCAGACTGGCCGGGTCCCGCTGGACCGCGGGGGGAGAGGTTACCATCCGGGCCGACCGGTATCGAACCCGGGAAATGAACCGAAACGACGCACTGCGCCGGCTCGACGCTCTCCTGGAACGGGCGTCGGAAAAACCGCGGCCGCGGCGGCCCACCCGGCCCGGGCCGGGGGCGGCACGGCGGCGCCTGGAAGCGAAGAAACGGCGCTCCCTGACCAAGCGCCTCCGATCCCGCCCGCTTCCCGAATAACCGCGGTTCCCGGGCCCCGTCGCCCTTGACAGTCGGCCCGCTCCCGGGGTATTAATACTACGATCTTTGACAGACGTCACGGGGGCGTAACGGTCTCGACTGGCTCAGTGAAACCGTGGCTGCAGGCAGAGGTTCCAGGAGGCCTCTTTAAACCCCTGGGCTGTGACAACTGCCGACGAGCAGTTCGCTCTGGCC of bacterium contains these proteins:
- a CDS encoding iron-containing alcohol dehydrogenase, translating into MPEGPGFRFATSGTIIFGPGSLPRVREKLPPEGAVLVVTGNDVSRARPLLDLIEEHGLEARVFPVAREPDIETVSRAREAGAEAECRAVVAIGGGSALDAGKAAAALIANPGDPRQYLEVVGEGNPLRSTPLPFIAVPTTAGTGSEATRNAVIACPEQSVKVSLRSYLLLPALAVVDPELALTLPPRPTAESGMDALAQLLEGFISLRASPLTDAIAREGLRAAGRGLRRAYRHGSDLEARTEMALAALCSGMVLANAGLGAPHGFAGPLGGMFPVPHGAACARLLAPALAVTLEALRRRGPGSPAETRLAEAGRLLSGREKAEAGDAVAWTAETAWDLGIRPLSAFGVTRADIPVLIEKAGRSSSMKGNPVALTEVEMTRILEEAIG
- the arfB gene encoding alternative ribosome rescue aminoacyl-tRNA hydrolase ArfB — protein: MTAERPPLGIPSGSLRFSFSRSSGPGGQNVNKVETAVQLWFDPAGLPENVRRRLRRLAGSRWTAGGEVTIRADRYRTREMNRNDALRRLDALLERASEKPRPRRPTRPGPGAARRRLEAKKRRSLTKRLRSRPLPE